One window of Desulfovibrio subterraneus genomic DNA carries:
- the efp gene encoding elongation factor P, translating to MYSTTDFKRGLKILMDDTPYEIIEFQHFKPGKGGAMIRTKLRNLLNARVVDKTFRSGEKVGRPNIEHREMQFLYIEDTNLVLMDMESYEQYYMSKENTDGKEGFLKDGQHVKIMLFNGEPLDLELPASLVLEVTHTEPGAKGDTVSNVTKPATLETGITINVPLFINIGNRVKVNTETREYLSREN from the coding sequence ATGTATTCCACTACCGATTTCAAGCGCGGCCTCAAAATCCTGATGGATGATACGCCGTACGAAATTATCGAATTTCAGCATTTCAAGCCCGGTAAGGGCGGCGCAATGATTCGCACAAAACTGCGCAATCTGCTCAACGCCCGTGTTGTGGACAAGACCTTCCGCTCCGGCGAAAAGGTGGGCAGGCCCAACATCGAACATCGCGAAATGCAGTTCTTATACATCGAAGACACCAATCTGGTTCTGATGGATATGGAATCCTACGAGCAGTACTACATGTCCAAGGAAAACACCGACGGAAAGGAAGGTTTTCTCAAGGACGGTCAGCACGTTAAAATCATGCTGTTCAATGGTGAACCGCTCGACCTTGAACTGCCTGCGTCCCTCGTGCTGGAAGTGACCCACACTGAACCCGGCGCAAAGGGCGACACTGTTTCCAACGTGACCAAGCCCGCAACGCTGGAAACCGGCATCACCATCAACGTGCCCCTGTTCATCAACATCGGCAACCGCGTTAAGGTGAACACCGAAACCCGCGAATACCTGAGCCGCGAGAACTAG
- the yedF gene encoding sulfurtransferase-like selenium metabolism protein YedF, with the protein MPEIELNCQNLACPQPVLECKKLIESSAPAGFSILVDNEAAKENVTRFVSGKGYSVAVETISGGWRLIATGSGKEGCDCEVMTPAQMAAVQQEQKVCVFIASDVIGGGDDVLGGKLMKNFLATLPELGKELWRIVMVNGGVKLAVKDSPVIEELKKLEASGVSILVCGTCLDFFGILDAKAVGQTTNMLDVVTSMQLATKVLRP; encoded by the coding sequence ATGCCAGAAATTGAACTGAACTGCCAGAACCTTGCGTGCCCTCAACCTGTTCTGGAATGCAAAAAATTGATCGAAAGCTCGGCTCCGGCGGGGTTTTCCATACTGGTTGATAACGAAGCTGCCAAGGAAAATGTCACCCGCTTCGTTTCCGGCAAGGGATATTCCGTTGCCGTAGAGACCATTTCCGGCGGTTGGCGGCTTATTGCAACCGGTAGCGGCAAAGAAGGCTGCGACTGTGAAGTCATGACGCCCGCCCAGATGGCGGCTGTTCAGCAAGAGCAGAAAGTCTGCGTTTTCATTGCTTCTGATGTTATCGGTGGCGGTGATGATGTGCTGGGCGGAAAGCTCATGAAGAATTTCCTTGCCACCTTGCCCGAACTGGGCAAGGAACTTTGGCGTATTGTCATGGTGAACGGCGGTGTAAAGCTCGCTGTGAAGGATAGCCCCGTCATTGAGGAGCTGAAGAAGCTTGAAGCTTCCGGCGTTTCCATTCTGGTGTGCGGCACCTGCCTTGATTTCTTCGGCATTCTGGATGCAAAAGCTGTTGGCCAGACGACCAATATGCTGGATGTAGTCACCAGCATGCAACTTGCTACCAAAGTGCTCCGCCCTTAA
- the trxB gene encoding thioredoxin-disulfide reductase gives MKEYDSLVIGGGPAGVTAALYLLRSGMTVAFTEMLSPGGQLLMTEEIENYPGFPKGIKGYELADLLAAHLEGYHYDKYMDTVKTIEHSPKGNKVLIGDEWVLARTIIICSGAKYKKLGLPNEERLIGRGISYCALCDGNFFRGQTVGVVGGGNSALEESLYLSKLVKKLHLIHRRDDFRATKCVQEKVCIIPDIDIIRSSVVTAIHGDDNLTGVTVKNTKTGDENFLALDGLFIFVGYEPVKEFYPAGLKTDNSGFIITDTEMVTNMPGIFAAGDCRSKNCRQVATAVGDGATAANSAFHYLETN, from the coding sequence ATGAAAGAATATGATTCCTTGGTGATAGGGGGGGGGCCGGCAGGTGTCACGGCCGCCCTTTATCTTTTGCGTTCCGGTATGACCGTGGCGTTCACGGAAATGCTGTCTCCCGGCGGGCAACTGCTGATGACCGAGGAAATCGAGAACTATCCCGGTTTTCCCAAGGGCATCAAAGGCTATGAACTTGCCGATCTGCTCGCGGCGCATCTTGAAGGCTACCATTACGACAAGTACATGGACACCGTGAAAACCATTGAGCACAGCCCCAAGGGAAACAAAGTGCTCATCGGTGACGAGTGGGTTCTTGCCAGAACCATCATCATCTGCTCCGGTGCCAAATACAAGAAGCTCGGCCTGCCTAATGAAGAGCGCCTCATCGGACGCGGTATTTCTTACTGCGCCCTGTGCGACGGCAACTTCTTCCGCGGGCAGACTGTCGGCGTAGTGGGCGGAGGCAACTCCGCACTTGAGGAATCTCTCTACCTCTCCAAGCTGGTAAAGAAGCTGCATCTCATTCATCGCCGCGATGACTTCCGTGCCACCAAGTGCGTTCAGGAAAAGGTTTGCATCATCCCCGATATCGACATCATCCGCAGTTCTGTGGTGACCGCGATTCATGGAGATGACAACCTCACCGGCGTTACCGTCAAGAACACCAAAACCGGAGACGAGAACTTTCTTGCACTTGACGGATTGTTCATCTTTGTGGGGTACGAGCCCGTCAAGGAATTCTATCCGGCGGGCCTCAAGACGGATAACTCCGGCTTTATCATCACCGATACGGAAATGGTCACCAACATGCCCGGCATCTTTGCCGCGGGTGATTGCCGGTCCAAAAACTGCCGCCAGGTCGCCACTGCGGTAGGAGACGGTGCAACTGCTGCCAACTCCGCATTCCACTATCTGGAAACGAATTAA
- a CDS encoding type II 3-dehydroquinate dehydratase — translation MARYRFLILNGPNLGALGKRQPEIYGTSGMDALPPLIRKVLGDRADDIELEYYQSNSEGALIDRLEQAREQGVQGVALNAGAYTHTSLALADCLAWIGVPCVEVHLSNVLARSEPLRQKSYIGRHVIGVVAGFGMMSYALALQALVQHHEKE, via the coding sequence ATGGCCCGCTACAGGTTTTTGATCCTCAATGGCCCCAATCTCGGCGCGCTGGGCAAAAGGCAGCCGGAGATTTACGGAACGAGCGGTATGGATGCGCTGCCCCCTCTTATCCGCAAGGTACTCGGCGATCGCGCCGATGATATCGAGCTTGAGTATTATCAGTCGAACAGCGAAGGTGCGCTCATCGATCGTCTGGAGCAGGCGCGGGAGCAGGGTGTGCAAGGCGTTGCCCTGAATGCCGGAGCCTACACCCATACCAGCCTTGCTCTGGCAGATTGCCTTGCATGGATAGGCGTTCCCTGCGTGGAGGTTCACCTGAGCAATGTGCTTGCACGCTCGGAACCTCTGCGCCAGAAAAGCTACATCGGCCGCCATGTCATCGGCGTTGTGGCCGGCTTTGGCATGATGAGTTATGCACTGGCCTTGCAGGCACTTGTGCAGCACCATGAAAAAGAGTAA
- a CDS encoding ABC transporter ATP-binding protein, translated as MSELAKYDKKSEHVKSLPLLKRCLGYFKPYSRRITIAIIAMLMVSAAEGGTAYIVKPAFDDGLNGKDMSSLMFVAFAAVGIFSVKAAGRYVQNYLMRYSALKVLEQLRNELYDRMIFLPMKFFEREQVGNLMSRIIQDVILIRSSLPSVVMMARELITMVALIGVVFYQDWYLAIWAVLVLPVAILPIAFFGRKLRKLGRKNQVKLADISVFLQEVFSGIRVVKAFHTERKEGENFRKENGRLVKIAVKEVVYSELSSPVMDVVGAIGAGAVLVAGGMRVIEGHMTVGGLMSFLAALGLLYAPVKKFSSANLDVQRALAGAERVFEILDSTEIVEEKDGTVPFEPPLKEVEFRNVSFAYDGCEAPALDNVSFTVRAGERVAIVGPSGAGKTTFVNLIPRFYEQQQGQILINGLDVRDYTLATLRRNIAMVSQDAFLFNISVRENIAYGQASISEDDVRAAARAAYANDFIEALPDGYDSVVGERGTKLSGGQKQRLTIARAILKNAPLLILDEATSALDSESERIVQKALENLMAERTSIVIAHRLSTVLSADRILVMDHGRIISQGRHEELLGTCQLYTKLYAMQFNTPESVEPASCPMVEELA; from the coding sequence ATGTCCGAATTGGCGAAATATGACAAAAAAAGTGAACATGTAAAGAGCCTTCCTCTTCTCAAACGCTGCCTGGGGTACTTCAAACCCTACTCACGCAGGATTACCATAGCCATAATAGCCATGCTTATGGTTTCCGCCGCAGAAGGTGGCACGGCATACATCGTCAAGCCCGCCTTCGACGATGGGCTGAACGGCAAGGATATGAGTTCACTCATGTTTGTCGCTTTTGCGGCTGTGGGCATCTTCTCCGTAAAAGCCGCAGGACGATATGTTCAGAACTACCTCATGCGTTACAGCGCCCTCAAGGTGCTGGAGCAACTGCGTAACGAACTCTACGACAGAATGATCTTTCTGCCCATGAAGTTCTTTGAGCGGGAACAGGTGGGCAACCTCATGTCACGCATCATTCAGGACGTCATTCTCATCCGTTCCAGCCTTCCCTCCGTTGTCATGATGGCGCGGGAACTCATCACTATGGTGGCGCTGATCGGCGTCGTGTTCTATCAGGACTGGTATCTGGCCATATGGGCCGTTCTGGTGCTGCCGGTGGCCATTCTTCCTATCGCATTCTTCGGTCGCAAGCTCCGTAAGCTTGGCCGCAAGAATCAGGTCAAGCTGGCCGACATTTCCGTCTTCCTGCAGGAAGTTTTCAGCGGCATCCGCGTGGTGAAAGCTTTCCATACCGAACGCAAGGAAGGGGAGAACTTCCGCAAGGAAAACGGCCGCCTCGTCAAGATAGCCGTCAAGGAAGTCGTCTACAGTGAACTGTCTTCACCTGTCATGGACGTTGTCGGCGCCATTGGTGCCGGTGCCGTGCTCGTTGCGGGTGGTATGCGTGTAATTGAAGGCCATATGACCGTGGGGGGGCTTATGTCCTTCCTTGCTGCACTCGGCTTGCTTTATGCCCCCGTGAAAAAATTCAGTTCCGCAAACCTTGACGTTCAACGTGCTCTTGCAGGTGCCGAACGAGTTTTCGAAATCCTCGACTCCACTGAAATTGTTGAAGAAAAAGACGGAACCGTTCCCTTTGAACCGCCGTTGAAAGAAGTGGAGTTCCGCAACGTTTCTTTTGCCTACGACGGCTGTGAAGCCCCGGCTCTGGATAACGTGAGCTTTACAGTCCGTGCCGGTGAAAGGGTGGCCATTGTCGGTCCCAGCGGGGCGGGCAAAACCACATTCGTCAACCTCATTCCCCGCTTTTATGAACAGCAGCAGGGGCAGATTCTCATCAACGGGCTGGATGTTCGCGATTACACGCTTGCAACCCTGCGCAGGAATATTGCCATGGTTTCGCAGGACGCCTTCCTGTTCAACATCTCCGTCCGCGAGAACATCGCCTACGGACAGGCGAGCATTTCCGAGGATGATGTCCGTGCAGCAGCCCGTGCGGCATACGCGAATGACTTTATCGAAGCACTGCCCGACGGGTACGACTCGGTAGTAGGCGAACGCGGCACCAAACTTTCCGGCGGGCAGAAACAGAGGCTGACCATTGCCCGTGCCATCCTCAAGAACGCTCCCTTGCTTATTCTTGATGAAGCGACCAGCGCGCTGGATTCCGAATCCGAACGCATAGTGCAGAAGGCTCTTGAAAACCTGATGGCAGAGCGCACAAGCATCGTCATAGCCCACAGGCTCTCCACCGTGCTTTCCGCAGACAGGATTCTGGTGATGGATCACGGCAGAATCATCTCGCAGGGACGGCATGAAGAATTGCTGGGTACTTGTCAGCTCTATACGAAGCTGTATGCAATGCAGTTCAACACTCCGGAATCCGTCGAACCGGCCTCCTGCCCCATGGTAGAGGAGCTCGCGTAA
- a CDS encoding DNA translocase FtsK — MARELFAMFLVFWGLLLLLSLATYSQADPSLNHIVSSPASINNAVGLFGAHLAGMLVDFFGIASYLWAFGFIFAGGRNFVPGLTAMWWRWFGITIFGICFSTFASAVSMNMGDMRGGGFLGTSLYTVSWYFLRPTGAILLWLFLFLCSLQLTFGSTWSDLLKRFQGLTLDRILKFLERHNRRSVLKENATELDHEHGESTVKRIRRLFRPKKKSESRALMLAGETDNSGIIDTRPEPEPVVAKRVSAAERTREISAPQPAAESASSIIIDERPEAPAGELLAPFPTGPVTETKPKAAQKAVAPAPVKGKVQLPKLDLLSDHASDMHRTPKDVLEAKGRMLIETLADFGLQGELQRITPGPVVTMFEIKPAPGVKVSRIANLSDDLAMALRAISVRIQAPIPGKDSVGIEIPNEHREIVCLRELIGAEVFRKSDLPLTLAVGKDISGVPFATDLAKMPHLLVAGATGQGKSVFINSVLMSLLYRTTPDELKLLLIDPKRIELAVYADMPHLVHPVVTDMSQAKNALDWAVHEMDKRYEAMAILGVRNIIGYNDKLKGLGEERPEEYAALEPMPYLVIIIDELADLMLTAAKEVETSIVRLAQLARAAGIHLILATQRPSVDVVTGLIKANFPCRISFQVTAKHDSRTILDTVGAEHLLGKGDMLFKAGGGRLQRMHGAFVSDDDVVSVVNFWKTQLPPSYKVDFAEWGNEGTGDFGGMDGNGGPMGAVSDDPMYNECVAFVMQQGKASISLIQRRFRIGFNRAARYVEQMEQDGIIGAADGSKPRTVIGGPAGRDDF, encoded by the coding sequence GTGGCCCGTGAACTGTTCGCCATGTTTCTCGTTTTCTGGGGGCTGCTGTTGCTGCTGAGTCTTGCGACCTACAGCCAGGCCGACCCCAGCCTGAACCATATCGTCAGTTCGCCTGCTTCCATCAACAACGCCGTTGGTCTTTTCGGAGCACACCTCGCCGGTATGCTTGTGGATTTTTTCGGCATCGCATCGTATTTGTGGGCTTTCGGCTTCATTTTCGCCGGTGGCCGCAATTTTGTTCCCGGGCTCACCGCCATGTGGTGGCGCTGGTTCGGCATAACCATATTCGGCATATGTTTCAGTACCTTTGCCTCTGCTGTTTCCATGAACATGGGAGATATGCGGGGCGGTGGTTTTCTGGGTACCAGTCTGTATACTGTAAGCTGGTACTTCCTGCGCCCCACGGGTGCAATTCTTCTGTGGCTATTCCTGTTTCTGTGCTCCCTGCAGCTGACCTTCGGCAGCACGTGGTCCGACCTGCTCAAGCGGTTTCAGGGACTTACGCTGGATCGCATCCTCAAGTTTCTGGAACGTCACAATCGGCGCAGTGTCCTCAAGGAGAATGCCACCGAACTCGATCATGAACACGGTGAATCAACCGTAAAAAGAATCCGCAGGCTTTTCCGGCCCAAGAAAAAGAGTGAGTCCAGAGCGCTCATGCTGGCCGGTGAAACAGACAATTCCGGCATCATTGACACCCGCCCTGAACCGGAACCGGTTGTCGCTAAACGCGTGTCCGCCGCAGAACGTACGCGTGAAATTTCTGCTCCCCAGCCTGCAGCTGAATCTGCTTCATCCATCATCATAGATGAACGGCCGGAAGCACCGGCAGGCGAGCTGCTTGCCCCGTTCCCCACCGGTCCGGTAACTGAAACCAAGCCAAAGGCAGCCCAAAAGGCCGTGGCTCCGGCCCCAGTGAAGGGGAAGGTGCAATTGCCCAAGCTGGACCTGCTCTCCGATCACGCCTCGGACATGCATCGCACGCCCAAAGATGTTCTTGAAGCCAAGGGGCGCATGTTGATTGAAACCTTGGCAGATTTCGGTCTGCAGGGCGAATTGCAGCGCATTACTCCCGGGCCTGTGGTGACCATGTTCGAGATCAAGCCCGCCCCCGGGGTCAAGGTCAGCCGTATTGCCAATCTCTCCGATGATCTGGCCATGGCGCTCAGGGCCATTTCCGTGCGCATTCAGGCCCCCATTCCGGGCAAAGACAGCGTAGGTATAGAAATCCCCAACGAGCACAGGGAAATAGTGTGCCTTCGCGAACTCATCGGAGCCGAGGTCTTCCGCAAGTCCGACCTGCCGCTTACTCTGGCTGTGGGCAAGGATATTTCGGGCGTTCCCTTTGCCACCGACCTTGCCAAGATGCCCCATTTGCTGGTGGCCGGTGCAACGGGGCAGGGCAAGAGCGTGTTCATCAACTCCGTGCTCATGAGCCTGCTGTATCGCACCACGCCGGATGAGCTGAAACTGCTGCTCATTGACCCCAAGCGTATCGAACTTGCCGTGTATGCGGACATGCCGCACCTTGTGCACCCGGTTGTGACAGACATGTCGCAGGCCAAGAATGCCCTCGACTGGGCCGTGCATGAAATGGACAAGCGTTACGAGGCCATGGCCATTCTCGGCGTGCGCAACATAATAGGGTACAACGATAAACTTAAAGGATTGGGTGAAGAACGGCCTGAAGAGTATGCCGCTCTTGAACCTATGCCATATCTAGTCATCATTATTGACGAACTTGCCGACCTGATGCTCACGGCTGCCAAGGAAGTGGAAACCAGCATTGTACGACTGGCACAGCTTGCCCGTGCTGCGGGCATTCACCTCATTCTGGCGACCCAGCGCCCCAGCGTGGACGTTGTAACAGGTCTTATCAAGGCCAACTTTCCGTGCCGCATATCCTTTCAGGTTACCGCAAAGCACGACTCCAGAACCATTCTGGATACGGTTGGCGCAGAGCACCTGCTGGGCAAGGGCGACATGCTCTTCAAGGCAGGCGGCGGCAGGCTGCAGCGCATGCACGGCGCATTTGTCAGTGACGATGATGTTGTCTCCGTGGTCAATTTCTGGAAGACACAGCTACCTCCTTCCTACAAGGTGGACTTTGCCGAGTGGGGTAACGAAGGTACAGGCGATTTCGGAGGCATGGACGGCAACGGCGGCCCCATGGGGGCCGTATCTGACGATCCCATGTATAATGAGTGTGTTGCCTTTGTCATGCAGCAGGGCAAAGCTTCCATTTCGCTCATTCAGCGCCGCTTCCGCATCGGCTTCAACAGGGCAGCCCGCTATGTTGAACAGATGGAGCAGGACGGTATCATCGGAGCGGCGGATGGCAGCAAGCCGCGCACGGTCATCGGCGGTCCCGCCGGACGTGACGATTTTTGA
- a CDS encoding pseudouridine synthase: MSRNSDKPAGARKNYRDQESGDRRARRDGEGSGSSRQTQDGPSQSRRNARTDSRPDSRSDSPDPRFGKAERPPRGSGGDNRGGQWNDKPRQHQPPQSQEAAYADPAEPVRLNKALALAGICSRRAADELIAQGAVGVNGQTVTTAGVKVVLNKDVVTVNGVTVNLNMSRQTYTYVMANKPVRVVTTVKDPQGRTTILDLLPPEMKKARLFPVGRLDFFSEGLILLTDDGDLTYRLTHPKWHLPKVYRVRIRGAVADSALRTMRSGMTLAEGEELAPVKVNVLREENGVTTLEMHLMQGINRQIRRMCRDLDLTILSLKRFRHGPLDLGNLDKGKARFLDENEVSLLRRATGLE, encoded by the coding sequence ATGTCCAGAAATAGTGACAAGCCTGCCGGTGCCAGAAAGAATTACCGCGACCAAGAGAGCGGCGACAGGCGTGCCCGCCGCGATGGCGAGGGCTCAGGCAGCTCCCGCCAGACGCAGGATGGACCCTCTCAGTCGCGCAGAAATGCACGGACTGATTCGCGCCCCGATTCGCGTTCAGATTCGCCCGACCCACGTTTTGGAAAAGCCGAAAGGCCTCCACGCGGTTCCGGCGGTGACAACCGGGGCGGTCAGTGGAACGACAAGCCAAGGCAACACCAGCCGCCTCAGTCGCAGGAAGCCGCCTATGCTGACCCTGCAGAGCCTGTGCGCCTCAACAAGGCACTTGCTCTTGCAGGTATATGTTCCCGCCGTGCGGCAGACGAACTGATTGCACAGGGCGCAGTCGGAGTAAACGGCCAGACTGTGACCACCGCAGGGGTAAAGGTCGTCCTGAACAAGGACGTGGTGACTGTGAACGGTGTTACCGTGAACCTGAACATGTCGCGCCAAACCTATACCTATGTCATGGCGAACAAACCCGTGCGCGTAGTTACCACCGTGAAAGACCCGCAGGGGCGTACCACCATTCTGGACCTTCTTCCCCCTGAAATGAAGAAGGCTCGTCTTTTTCCTGTCGGGCGGCTGGACTTCTTTTCAGAGGGCTTGATCCTTCTTACGGATGACGGCGATCTCACCTACCGCCTTACGCATCCCAAGTGGCATCTGCCCAAGGTCTACCGTGTACGCATCCGTGGCGCGGTTGCTGATTCCGCACTCCGCACCATGCGTTCAGGCATGACCCTCGCGGAAGGAGAGGAACTGGCTCCCGTCAAGGTGAACGTACTGCGAGAAGAAAACGGTGTCACCACGCTGGAAATGCACCTCATGCAGGGAATAAACAGACAGATTCGCCGCATGTGCCGCGATCTTGATCTGACCATTCTTTCCCTCAAGCGGTTCCGGCATGGTCCTCTGGATCTCGGCAATCTGGACAAGGGCAAGGCCCGATTCCTTGATGAAAACGAGGTATCCCTGCTCCGCCGTGCCACCGGACTTGAATGA
- a CDS encoding lysophospholipid acyltransferase family protein, whose translation MKLPLSVVSPCIYWMVRAMYSSLRFTESGREVVDAFAAQRTPMVFALWHDELFPVIHAKRNLELIAIISQSKDGELLSNFMERFGFRTARGSSSRGGVKALLQVSKAMQRDSISCCITVDGPRGPRHKVKEGAIFVANRTNAPIIPLRIHMASSYKFKRAWDNFQVPIPFSSVHVAFGEPYHVPEGTLDKEAFEQECLKLEERLNAL comes from the coding sequence ATGAAGCTGCCCCTTTCAGTGGTGTCGCCCTGCATTTATTGGATGGTGCGTGCAATGTATTCCTCTCTCCGCTTCACGGAATCGGGGAGAGAGGTCGTGGACGCCTTTGCCGCGCAGCGCACGCCCATGGTGTTTGCTTTATGGCACGACGAGTTGTTTCCTGTAATTCACGCCAAAAGAAATTTGGAACTTATTGCAATCATTAGTCAAAGCAAAGACGGCGAATTGCTTTCCAATTTCATGGAACGATTTGGCTTTAGAACGGCCCGTGGCTCCAGCTCCCGCGGCGGAGTTAAAGCTTTACTTCAAGTTTCAAAAGCCATGCAGCGCGACAGCATCAGTTGCTGCATCACGGTAGACGGCCCCAGAGGCCCGAGACACAAGGTGAAAGAGGGGGCCATTTTTGTGGCAAACCGCACAAACGCTCCCATTATTCCCCTGCGTATCCACATGGCTTCCAGCTATAAGTTCAAACGGGCCTGGGACAATTTTCAGGTTCCCATTCCATTTTCCAGCGTTCATGTAGCCTTTGGCGAACCATATCATGTGCCGGAAGGCACGCTGGATAAAGAAGCCTTCGAACAGGAATGTCTGAAACTCGAAGAACGTCTCAACGCTTTGTAA
- a CDS encoding outer membrane protein assembly factor BamD, whose amino-acid sequence MRRTVIRFLALLPVLFVLNGCGFIDYFYLPPPEDTAQELFEAGNDAMREKNYASAIEYFNTLKDKYPFSPYTIEAELSLGDAYFLDEEYPLAADTYKEFETLHPRHEAIPYVLFQIGNANLNSFISIDRPQTNIAEAYEYFQRLQEAYPGSEYAVKAQEYLYTCRKYMAEHEIYVADFYWRTERYMAAYKRYNTVVEQYSDVEEYQEYAREKAKVSYLKSQQQEATERRERREGSWKDYFEWL is encoded by the coding sequence ATGCGTAGAACTGTCATTCGCTTTTTAGCGCTGCTGCCAGTCCTGTTTGTGCTGAACGGTTGTGGCTTCATAGATTATTTCTATCTGCCGCCGCCGGAAGACACCGCTCAGGAACTTTTTGAGGCCGGAAACGATGCAATGCGTGAAAAAAATTACGCATCCGCCATCGAATACTTCAACACGCTCAAAGACAAATATCCCTTCAGCCCCTATACGATTGAAGCGGAACTGTCTCTGGGAGACGCCTATTTCCTTGACGAAGAGTACCCGCTCGCTGCGGATACCTACAAGGAATTCGAAACGCTCCATCCGCGTCATGAAGCAATTCCCTATGTGCTGTTCCAGATAGGTAATGCCAACCTGAACAGCTTCATTTCCATTGACCGGCCACAGACCAACATTGCCGAAGCCTACGAATACTTCCAGCGCCTGCAGGAAGCGTATCCGGGCTCGGAGTATGCGGTAAAGGCTCAGGAATATCTCTATACCTGCCGCAAGTACATGGCAGAACACGAAATCTACGTCGCTGATTTCTACTGGCGTACGGAACGGTACATGGCCGCCTACAAGCGCTATAACACCGTGGTGGAACAGTACTCCGATGTGGAAGAATATCAGGAATACGCCCGCGAAAAAGCCAAGGTGTCTTACCTGAAAAGCCAGCAGCAGGAAGCTACAGAGCGTCGCGAACGCCGCGAAGGGTCATGGAAGGATTACTTCGAGTGGCTCTAG
- a CDS encoding LolA family protein: protein MRHIRSMFRSTCYSVSLVLALCLLLAAQSHASEVTDGIQKRYRAAKTMTAQFTQVLRHKESGAVENRSGSLFFKAPERIRWVTEKPSPELLVVNPEAVWNYFKDEEVAYKYPASLVHETKTALRFITGKANLEDDFYIEKQAPQDGMTVLHLFAKEPSTDLTEATLWITPEYEVARILTVDFYGNENEIRFNGMAFDKPLEDSFFEFTPPKGVDVEDRTQSVPEQGIKE from the coding sequence ATGCGCCATATTCGTTCCATGTTTCGCTCCACGTGTTACTCTGTTTCGCTTGTTCTGGCACTTTGCCTGCTTCTTGCGGCACAGTCCCACGCAAGCGAGGTGACGGACGGCATTCAAAAACGCTACAGAGCGGCCAAGACCATGACCGCCCAGTTCACTCAAGTGCTGCGGCACAAGGAGAGCGGGGCTGTTGAAAACCGTTCCGGCTCTCTGTTTTTCAAAGCCCCCGAGCGTATCCGCTGGGTAACGGAAAAGCCCTCTCCGGAACTGCTGGTAGTAAACCCCGAAGCCGTGTGGAACTATTTCAAGGACGAAGAAGTAGCCTACAAGTATCCGGCATCGCTGGTGCATGAAACCAAGACGGCCCTGCGGTTCATCACCGGCAAGGCCAACCTTGAAGACGATTTCTACATTGAAAAGCAGGCTCCGCAGGACGGAATGACCGTGCTGCATCTTTTTGCCAAAGAACCTTCCACCGACCTGACAGAAGCCACACTGTGGATCACCCCGGAATATGAGGTGGCGCGCATTCTTACTGTGGACTTCTACGGCAACGAGAACGAGATCCGTTTCAACGGCATGGCCTTTGACAAGCCGCTTGAAGACAGCTTCTTCGAATTCACGCCGCCCAAGGGTGTGGATGTGGAAGACAGAACCCAGAGCGTGCCCGAACAGGGTATCAAGGAATAG
- the yihA gene encoding ribosome biogenesis GTP-binding protein YihA/YsxC, with protein sequence MQPQLILEDTIYTLEQLQNVQAPQIALAGRSNVGKSSLINALAGRKKLARISATPGKTQSINYYRVEPWGFYLVDLPGYGYAKASKSDREKWAKLINAYLVGTSSLKALAVLLDCRIPPQKLDIDLTAYARSIKIPLLPVLTKADKCKQKERSAKQAEWARLLEGVKPIISSSSSGLGINALWDAMKLYALGPQAEDEAETHSSAE encoded by the coding sequence ATGCAACCGCAACTCATTCTCGAAGATACCATATATACGCTTGAGCAGCTTCAAAACGTGCAGGCGCCGCAAATTGCTCTTGCCGGACGTTCCAACGTGGGCAAGTCCTCTCTCATCAATGCCCTTGCAGGCCGGAAGAAACTGGCCCGCATAAGCGCCACTCCCGGCAAGACGCAGAGCATAAACTATTACCGTGTGGAGCCATGGGGGTTTTATCTCGTGGACCTGCCCGGCTATGGCTATGCAAAGGCCTCGAAAAGCGACCGGGAAAAATGGGCGAAGCTGATCAATGCCTATCTTGTTGGCACCTCCTCGCTCAAGGCGTTGGCTGTGCTTCTTGATTGTCGCATTCCTCCCCAGAAGCTGGATATTGATCTGACAGCCTATGCCCGATCCATCAAGATTCCTCTGCTTCCCGTTCTCACAAAGGCCGACAAATGCAAGCAGAAAGAGCGGTCTGCCAAGCAGGCAGAATGGGCACGGCTGCTGGAAGGGGTTAAGCCGATAATTTCCTCTTCGTCTTCCGGCCTGGGAATCAATGCCCTTTGGGATGCAATGAAGCTCTATGCTCTTGGCCCGCAGGCTGAAGACGAAGCAGAAACACACTCTTCCGCCGAATAA